A single genomic interval of Terriglobus albidus harbors:
- a CDS encoding SIMPL domain-containing protein has translation MKSPLFAVVLLSAATIAALAQTPTLQINKENRTISVSATDSVTTDADLAVVHVGFQVLGRDEQGTYAEGSRVSNAIMSALTATGVEKASIESENQNLSPLNDFEIKQLPPDRAANRFRLVQSWIVKTSPESAAKVLDTAVKAGANQSGAIDWQLKDESALEAQAAAKALAHAQRIAEQMAAGLHSKLGPLVYASNEAPQIPRPIPMARMAMAAAPRAEAQPLAINSRKVERAATVTAIFAIE, from the coding sequence ATGAAGTCCCCCCTCTTCGCTGTTGTCCTGTTATCCGCCGCCACCATTGCCGCGCTGGCCCAGACGCCGACGCTGCAGATCAATAAAGAGAACCGTACGATCTCGGTCTCCGCCACAGACTCTGTGACCACCGACGCCGATCTGGCCGTCGTGCACGTAGGTTTCCAGGTGCTGGGCCGCGATGAGCAGGGAACCTATGCCGAGGGATCGCGCGTCTCCAACGCCATCATGTCGGCGCTAACCGCTACCGGCGTGGAGAAGGCATCGATCGAGAGCGAGAATCAGAACCTCTCGCCGTTGAACGACTTTGAGATCAAGCAGCTGCCTCCAGACCGCGCCGCGAATCGCTTCCGCCTGGTGCAATCGTGGATCGTGAAGACCTCACCGGAGTCTGCGGCCAAGGTACTGGATACAGCCGTCAAGGCCGGAGCCAACCAGAGCGGAGCCATCGACTGGCAGTTGAAAGACGAGTCGGCGCTTGAGGCCCAGGCGGCAGCCAAGGCTCTGGCCCACGCACAACGTATCGCTGAGCAGATGGCCGCCGGTCTGCATTCGAAGCTGGGACCACTGGTCTACGCCAGCAACGAGGCTCCGCAGATTCCGCGGCCGATTCCCATGGCGCGCATGGCCATGGCTGCCGCTCCCAGGGCGGAGGCCCAACCGCTGGCAATCAACAGCCGTAAGGTGGAGCGTGCCGCCACCGTGACTGCCATCTTCGCAATCGAATAA
- the moaA gene encoding GTP 3',8-cyclase MoaA: MSFPSITVVEEQVPTGNTPLGSTVRLRDKFDRAITDLRLSITDRCNFRCVYCRSGQGATPVHELPMADYARIARVFLGMGIEKIRLTGGEPLLRHDLLNLVAELAGMRTLDGDRPDIALTTNGHLLAELAEPLRRAGLSRITVSMDAVDPETFARITRVPRSYERVLDGIRAAKAAGLAPVKVNCVLMRGWNDDQIERFADFARSEDVIVRFIEFMPLEEDKVWSRDLVIPLEEIVTRLNNVGDLVELPPNSVSETARRYGFSDRRGEIGIIAPVSHPFCGHCSRVRLTSDGKIRTCLFSQLDHDLHAVMRRGGTDEEMSSYIRQIVDRKEERHHIGDTGFIKPARAMVQIGG, from the coding sequence ATGTCTTTTCCCTCCATCACCGTGGTGGAAGAGCAAGTGCCCACTGGCAACACCCCGTTGGGCAGCACGGTACGGTTGCGTGACAAGTTCGACCGCGCTATCACCGACCTTCGGCTCTCGATTACCGATCGCTGCAACTTCCGCTGCGTCTACTGCCGCAGCGGGCAGGGTGCGACCCCGGTGCACGAGCTGCCCATGGCCGACTACGCCCGCATCGCCCGTGTCTTCCTGGGGATGGGTATCGAGAAGATCCGGCTGACGGGCGGCGAGCCGCTGCTGCGGCATGATCTGCTCAACCTGGTTGCGGAGCTGGCCGGAATGCGGACCCTCGATGGCGATCGCCCCGATATTGCCCTGACCACCAATGGTCATCTGCTCGCCGAACTTGCCGAGCCGCTTCGCCGCGCCGGCCTGAGCCGCATTACCGTCAGCATGGACGCGGTCGATCCTGAGACCTTTGCCCGCATTACCCGCGTACCTCGCAGCTATGAACGCGTCCTCGACGGCATTCGGGCTGCAAAGGCCGCCGGACTGGCTCCGGTGAAGGTGAACTGCGTGCTCATGCGGGGCTGGAACGACGACCAGATCGAGCGCTTCGCTGACTTTGCCCGCTCGGAAGACGTCATCGTCCGCTTCATCGAGTTTATGCCGCTGGAAGAGGACAAGGTCTGGTCGCGCGATCTGGTGATCCCGCTGGAAGAGATCGTCACTCGCTTGAACAATGTCGGCGACCTCGTGGAGCTTCCTCCTAATTCCGTAAGCGAAACCGCCCGCCGTTACGGCTTCAGCGATCGCCGCGGCGAGATTGGCATCATCGCCCCCGTCTCGCATCCCTTCTGCGGCCACTGCAGCCGCGTCCGGCTTACATCGGATGGTAAGATTCGCACCTGCCTCTTTTCGCAGCTCGACCACGATCTGCATGCAGTGATGCGGCGCGGTGGAACTGATGAGGAGATGTCTTCGTATATCAGGCAGATCGTAGACCGGAAAGAAGAGCGGCATCACATCGGCGACACCGGGTTTATCAAGCCAGCACGCGCAATGGTGCAGATCGGTGGCTGA
- a CDS encoding M61 family metallopeptidase, whose product MHLRCALALLALPLAALAADKKTAAKTPEAPSAPIRLSVDLTDSYRHLVHGTETIPVTAGALTLEYPEWIPGTHMPAGPIAQFAGIFFTANGKPIGWRRDDVDMYAFHLEIPAGVSEVEAKFDYLDSTDQRAFTSNNLAVLEWNTAVLYPAKVPVAKIKVTPSITLPAGWHGGGALVPANTSGNTITFETTDVETLVDSPYIAGKYFHEIALAPECTPKHFLDVAADTEEAANLPKATIEAASKLVRETRPLYKSSHYRDYHFVLSLSDKIRGEGLEHHQSSDNGVELDGYSSPAMAVSNADLLPHEFTHSWNGKYRRPARLYQPDYATPQQGDLLWVYEGMTQYWGNVLAARAGFWTAESYRDALASSAASLDTRPGRLWRNTEDTAISAQSIRGGSQAWVTWRRSQDYYPEGELIWLDADTIIRKLTNDQKSLNDFAAMFLGVGGDTPAKVLPYEFDELVKDLNQVVAYDWAKFLKDRILSHGPGDPSIEGLAQAGYTLAYTDTMSSYQRGGLGRRGTVDALYSLGFRANREGVISDVYMDSVAYKAGLGPGIKIVGVNSTAFSGDALYGAIKAAKGTDKAIDLLVAIGNDLKTISLSYHDGEKYPHLVRAEGSPAYLDEIIKPMVN is encoded by the coding sequence ATGCATCTTCGCTGCGCTCTGGCGCTCCTCGCCCTTCCTCTCGCCGCCCTGGCCGCCGACAAAAAGACCGCCGCAAAGACTCCGGAGGCGCCGTCTGCGCCGATCCGGCTCTCTGTGGATCTGACCGATTCGTATCGTCATCTCGTGCATGGCACCGAGACCATTCCGGTAACCGCCGGTGCACTCACACTGGAGTATCCGGAGTGGATTCCTGGAACGCATATGCCTGCCGGGCCGATTGCGCAGTTTGCCGGCATCTTCTTTACGGCGAATGGCAAGCCGATTGGTTGGCGTCGTGACGATGTCGATATGTATGCCTTCCACCTGGAGATTCCTGCGGGTGTCAGCGAGGTTGAAGCGAAGTTCGACTATCTCGACTCCACCGATCAGCGCGCGTTTACCAGCAACAACCTCGCGGTGCTGGAGTGGAATACGGCTGTGCTGTATCCGGCAAAGGTTCCGGTGGCGAAGATCAAGGTGACGCCGTCGATCACGCTGCCTGCGGGCTGGCATGGCGGTGGAGCACTGGTGCCTGCGAACACCAGCGGCAACACCATTACGTTTGAGACCACCGATGTGGAGACGCTGGTCGACTCGCCTTATATTGCGGGCAAGTACTTCCATGAGATTGCGCTGGCGCCTGAGTGCACACCGAAGCATTTTCTCGATGTTGCTGCCGATACGGAAGAGGCTGCGAATCTGCCCAAGGCGACCATCGAGGCGGCCAGCAAGCTGGTGCGTGAGACGCGGCCGCTCTATAAGAGCTCGCACTATCGCGACTATCACTTTGTGCTCTCGCTCTCGGACAAGATTCGCGGTGAGGGGCTGGAGCATCATCAGTCGTCGGACAACGGTGTGGAGCTGGATGGCTATAGCAGCCCGGCGATGGCGGTGAGCAATGCCGATCTGCTGCCGCATGAGTTTACTCACTCGTGGAACGGTAAGTATCGCCGGCCGGCGCGGCTGTATCAGCCGGACTACGCTACGCCGCAGCAGGGTGATCTGCTGTGGGTGTATGAAGGCATGACGCAGTACTGGGGCAATGTGCTGGCGGCGCGTGCGGGCTTCTGGACAGCGGAGAGCTATCGCGATGCGCTGGCGTCGTCTGCCGCGTCGCTGGATACGCGGCCGGGCCGTTTGTGGCGCAATACGGAGGACACGGCGATTTCGGCGCAGTCGATCCGAGGTGGATCACAGGCGTGGGTGACCTGGCGGCGGTCGCAGGACTACTACCCGGAGGGTGAGCTGATCTGGCTGGACGCCGACACCATCATCCGCAAGCTGACCAACGATCAGAAGTCGTTGAACGACTTCGCGGCTATGTTCCTTGGAGTTGGCGGCGATACTCCTGCGAAGGTGCTTCCGTATGAGTTCGATGAGTTGGTGAAGGATCTCAACCAGGTCGTCGCGTATGACTGGGCGAAGTTCCTGAAGGATCGCATTCTGTCGCATGGGCCTGGAGATCCGTCGATCGAGGGCCTGGCGCAGGCTGGCTACACGCTGGCCTACACGGACACGATGTCGTCCTATCAGCGCGGCGGTCTGGGCCGCCGCGGGACGGTGGATGCGCTTTACTCGCTTGGCTTCCGGGCGAATCGCGAGGGCGTGATCAGCGATGTCTATATGGACTCAGTCGCGTACAAGGCGGGCCTGGGGCCGGGAATCAAGATTGTGGGTGTGAACAGCACGGCGTTCTCCGGCGACGCGTTGTATGGAGCGATCAAGGCGGCGAAGGGGACGGACAAGGCGATCGATCTGCTCGTGGCGATTGGGAACGATCTGAAGACGATCTCGCTGAGTTATCACGATGGGGAGAAGTATCCGCATCTGGTGCGGGCAGAGGGATCGCCGGCGTATCTGGATGAGATCATCAAGCCGATGGTGAATTAG
- a CDS encoding sensor domain-containing diguanylate cyclase, translating to MIRRRQFEVIDGGQMDQVRVFHDVARALTSQLELGVILRTIMDKMAQFFAPERWSLLMVDEKANELYYEIAIGEETEYLRTLRLKMGEGVAGWVAQSNQALIVPSVTTDPQWSAYARRHPELNMQSLACVPIQADGKVLGVIQLMNSKLDLMSEYSVTFLRILCDYAAIAIQNSRRMELIQELTITDDVTGLFNARYLYKAIEEEVRKGRRNHFSLMFMDMDHFKEVNDTHGHLVGSRLLAEVGNLLQRVFGTSNPAFRYGGDEFVVLMPGVEKERAVTLARTIYDTLGESRFLTGEGLSLRVQGSLGLATFPEDGDTVHSIIRAADTMMYEVKNTTRNNLAVVGMGLLYDRPMQTPEQREARGTAIGQSMVT from the coding sequence GTGATTCGACGGCGACAGTTCGAAGTCATTGATGGCGGCCAGATGGATCAGGTCCGCGTCTTCCATGATGTGGCGCGCGCGCTCACGTCGCAACTGGAGCTCGGCGTCATTCTGCGGACCATCATGGACAAGATGGCGCAGTTCTTCGCCCCGGAGCGCTGGTCGCTGCTGATGGTCGACGAAAAGGCCAACGAGCTCTACTACGAGATTGCGATCGGCGAAGAGACGGAATATCTGCGCACGCTGCGCCTGAAGATGGGCGAGGGCGTCGCCGGCTGGGTGGCCCAGAGTAACCAGGCGCTGATCGTGCCCAGTGTGACCACCGACCCGCAGTGGTCGGCCTATGCCCGCCGCCATCCGGAGCTGAACATGCAGTCGCTGGCCTGCGTGCCGATTCAGGCGGACGGTAAAGTGTTGGGGGTCATCCAGTTGATGAACTCCAAGCTCGACCTGATGAGCGAGTACTCGGTCACCTTCCTGCGCATTCTTTGCGACTACGCCGCGATCGCCATTCAGAACTCCCGGCGCATGGAGCTGATCCAGGAGCTGACCATCACGGACGACGTTACTGGCCTGTTCAATGCTCGCTATCTCTACAAGGCCATCGAAGAAGAGGTTCGCAAAGGCCGCCGCAATCACTTCAGCCTGATGTTTATGGACATGGATCACTTCAAGGAAGTGAACGACACCCATGGCCACCTGGTCGGCAGCCGCCTGCTCGCGGAGGTAGGCAACCTGCTGCAGCGCGTCTTCGGCACGTCGAACCCAGCCTTCCGCTACGGCGGTGACGAGTTCGTGGTGCTGATGCCCGGCGTTGAAAAGGAACGCGCTGTCACACTGGCACGCACCATCTATGACACGCTGGGCGAGTCCCGCTTCCTGACCGGCGAAGGGCTTTCGCTACGTGTCCAGGGAAGCCTTGGCCTGGCCACCTTCCCGGAAGACGGTGACACCGTCCACTCCATCATCCGCGCCGCTGACACGATGATGTACGAGGTGAAGAACACTACTCGTAACAATCTTGCTGTGGTGGGGATGGGCCTGCTCTACGATCGCCCGATGCAGACCCCCGAACAACGCGAGGCGCGAGGGACGGCGATTGGGCAGTCGATGGTGACCTAG